The proteins below come from a single Streptomyces spongiicola genomic window:
- a CDS encoding cytochrome P450: MATPHGYSPPPPGFGGGQRPAATALYGPHLDGDTMPALYEELRGTHGPVAPVTVAPGIDAWLVLGHRELLRVARDEQDFSRDPRRWSPLRDGRVPPDSPILPYVAWRPALLFADGQQHRRMRAAVSDALARVDGHELRRRVRSAAEELIASFAGRGAADLMPHYARKLPLLVISGLLGLDERPGRRLVHAISRVGGATSDSGRASRRINAILHALIEEKRSRPGDDITSALLHHPARLTDEEVLHNLLVMFIAGHQSTVDWIATTLRVLLCEPAFRSSPTSGHLTADDALDLVLWRFPPTQNLPARYATRALRFGGQSIRVGDMLILGLAAANADPAVLPPGGPATGNRSHLAFGAGPHTCPAQDPARLITRTAVDTLRQLLPDMELAVEQSELAWAPSPWSKGLTALPVRFTGPRPSRTPRTDRAGPGTTRPGHPAAAQTGEAR, from the coding sequence ATGGCCACCCCGCACGGCTACTCACCGCCGCCCCCCGGCTTCGGCGGCGGACAGCGCCCCGCCGCCACCGCGCTGTACGGACCGCACCTCGACGGCGACACGATGCCCGCGCTGTACGAGGAACTCCGCGGGACCCACGGCCCGGTGGCACCCGTCACCGTAGCGCCGGGCATCGACGCCTGGCTCGTACTGGGCCATCGCGAGCTGCTCCGGGTCGCCCGCGACGAGCAGGACTTCTCCCGGGACCCGCGCCGCTGGAGCCCGCTGCGCGACGGCCGTGTGCCGCCCGACTCGCCGATCCTGCCGTACGTCGCCTGGCGGCCCGCGCTGCTGTTCGCCGACGGCCAGCAGCACCGCCGGATGAGGGCCGCCGTCTCCGACGCCCTCGCCCGCGTCGACGGGCACGAACTGCGACGGCGGGTGCGGTCCGCCGCGGAGGAGCTGATCGCGTCGTTCGCCGGCCGCGGCGCGGCCGACCTGATGCCCCACTACGCGCGCAAGCTGCCGCTGCTGGTCATCAGCGGACTGCTCGGGCTGGACGAACGGCCCGGCAGGCGCCTCGTCCACGCGATCAGCCGGGTGGGCGGCGCCACCTCGGACTCCGGCAGGGCGAGCCGGAGGATCAACGCGATCCTTCACGCACTGATCGAGGAGAAGCGGTCCCGCCCCGGTGACGACATCACCTCCGCCCTGCTGCACCACCCGGCGCGCCTGACCGACGAGGAAGTGCTGCACAACCTGCTGGTGATGTTCATCGCCGGCCACCAGAGCACCGTCGACTGGATCGCCACGACCCTGCGCGTGCTGCTGTGCGAGCCCGCGTTCCGCTCCTCGCCGACGAGCGGCCACCTCACCGCGGACGACGCACTCGACCTCGTCCTGTGGCGCTTCCCGCCGACGCAGAACCTCCCCGCCCGCTACGCCACCCGCGCCCTGCGCTTCGGCGGCCAGTCCATCCGGGTCGGCGACATGCTGATCCTGGGGCTCGCCGCCGCCAACGCCGACCCGGCGGTGCTGCCGCCGGGCGGGCCCGCCACCGGCAACCGCTCCCACCTCGCGTTCGGCGCGGGACCGCACACCTGCCCGGCCCAGGACCCGGCCCGGCTGATCACTCGTACCGCGGTGGACACCCTCCGGCAGCTGCTGCCCGACATGGAACTGGCCGTCGAGCAGTCGGAACTCGCCTGGGCGCCCTCGCCGTGGAGCAAGGGGCTCACCGCCCTCCCCGTCCGTTTCACCGGCCCGCGGCCGTCCCGCACCCCGCGGACGGACCGGGCCGGCCCCGGCACCACCCGCCCCGGCCACCCGGCCGCCGCACAGACAGGAGAGGCCCGTTGA
- a CDS encoding cytochrome P450 family protein, with the protein MTTSPSTPHRLDPAGGCPHADNARLLARGAVAPVVLPGDVPGMAVLGHDALREFLAHPDVAKGAEHFTALREGRIADGWPLKTFATVRGMTTADGADHRRLRSLVSKAFTVRRVADLRPRIETVTEELLDGLGRVAADHGGVADLRRHFAMPLPMGVICELLGVDARYHERLHHLSNEVVATDIGPEAAMAANRELVDVLGAVAAARAKQPGDDLTSALIAAREDDGDRLSGHELIGTLLLMIVAGHETTLNLITNAVRALCTHRDQLDLVRAGRATWADVVEETLRWDSPVSYFPFRYATRDLTLDGTAIPKGTPVLAGYSAAGRDPAVHGPDAGRFDITRASGARHLSLGHGAHYCLGAPLARMEGAIALERLFTRFPGLELTVPDQELPRHASFVGNSVRELPVRPVP; encoded by the coding sequence TTGACCACCTCACCGAGCACCCCGCACCGGCTGGACCCGGCCGGCGGCTGCCCGCACGCCGACAACGCCAGGCTGCTGGCCCGGGGCGCGGTGGCGCCCGTCGTCCTGCCCGGCGACGTGCCGGGCATGGCCGTCCTGGGACACGACGCTCTCAGGGAGTTCCTGGCCCACCCGGATGTCGCCAAGGGCGCTGAGCACTTCACCGCGCTGCGCGAGGGCCGGATCGCCGACGGCTGGCCGTTGAAGACCTTCGCCACGGTACGGGGGATGACCACGGCCGACGGCGCCGACCACCGACGGCTCAGGTCGCTGGTGAGCAAGGCGTTCACGGTACGCCGGGTCGCGGACCTGCGCCCCCGGATCGAGACGGTCACGGAGGAACTGCTGGACGGACTCGGCCGGGTCGCGGCGGACCACGGCGGAGTCGCCGACCTGCGCCGGCACTTCGCCATGCCGCTGCCCATGGGGGTCATCTGCGAACTGCTGGGTGTGGACGCCCGGTACCACGAGCGACTGCACCACCTGTCGAACGAGGTCGTCGCCACGGACATCGGTCCCGAGGCGGCGATGGCAGCCAACCGGGAGCTCGTCGACGTGCTCGGCGCCGTGGCCGCGGCCCGTGCGAAACAGCCGGGCGACGACCTCACCAGCGCGCTGATCGCCGCCCGCGAGGACGACGGCGACCGGCTCAGCGGACACGAGCTCATCGGCACCCTGCTGCTGATGATCGTCGCGGGTCACGAGACCACGCTGAACCTGATCACCAACGCGGTCCGTGCGCTCTGCACGCACCGCGACCAGCTCGACCTGGTCCGAGCGGGCCGCGCGACCTGGGCGGACGTCGTCGAGGAGACCCTGCGCTGGGACAGCCCCGTGAGCTACTTCCCCTTCCGCTACGCCACCCGGGACCTCACCCTCGACGGCACGGCCATCCCGAAGGGCACCCCGGTCCTCGCCGGATACTCCGCCGCCGGAAGGGATCCGGCCGTGCACGGACCGGACGCGGGCCGCTTCGACATCACCCGGGCGTCCGGCGCACGCCATCTCTCCCTGGGCCACGGCGCGCACTACTGCCTGGGGGCGCCGCTCGCCCGGATGGAAGGGGCCATCGCCCTGGAGCGGCTGTTCACCCGCTTCCCCGGACTGGAATTGACCGTTCCGGATCAGGAACTTCCCCGGCACGCCAGCTTCGTGGGGAACAGCGTCCGGGAACTGCCGGTACGCCCGGTTCCCTAG
- a CDS encoding SRPBCC family protein, with protein sequence MAGRFEGTVVIDRPVEEVFAFLADGGNDRTFSPRVQEMTKTTDGPTGLDTVYRSKVRDAGMTTSREFRISGFEPPHRIRWTELSKNLVTVPEGGYDLEAVDAGRTRLTVFNTLEGHGLGKLLVGFALSAARKDADAFARRIKAAVEAS encoded by the coding sequence ATGGCCGGACGGTTCGAGGGGACGGTCGTCATCGACCGCCCGGTCGAAGAGGTCTTCGCGTTCCTGGCGGACGGCGGGAACGATCGCACATTCAGCCCCAGGGTGCAGGAGATGACGAAGACGACCGACGGTCCGACCGGCCTGGACACGGTCTATCGCAGCAAGGTCAGGGACGCGGGGATGACCACCTCCCGCGAGTTCCGCATCAGCGGGTTCGAGCCGCCGCACCGCATCCGCTGGACGGAGCTGTCGAAGAACCTGGTGACGGTCCCCGAAGGCGGGTACGACCTGGAGGCAGTCGACGCCGGGCGGACCAGGCTCACCGTGTTCAACACCCTGGAGGGCCACGGCCTGGGCAAACTGCTCGTCGGTTTCGCGCTGAGCGCTGCGCGCAAGGACGCGGACGCCTTCGCCCGGCGCATCAAGGCGGCGGTCGAGGCGTCCTGA